Proteins found in one Bremerella volcania genomic segment:
- a CDS encoding adenylate kinase family protein yields MHKYVFMGVQGSGKGTQAKLLEQHLDLAHIGVGDILRWNIKNHTKLAAKIKRILNAGKLVDDEIVEEIVQRRLQEHDWNFGFILDGFPRNANQAAFFLESYDIDAVVHIVVPDEVIKKRVLARRLCEDCGVDFNVIDHRPKIEGRCDICGGKLIRRADDTEEVLANRLAEYHEKTKPVLEIFRRKELVVEVDGTQAVDVVQAEIRKSINII; encoded by the coding sequence ATGCACAAGTATGTGTTCATGGGCGTACAGGGTTCCGGCAAAGGAACTCAGGCCAAATTATTAGAACAGCACCTCGACCTAGCCCACATCGGCGTCGGGGACATCCTGCGATGGAACATCAAGAACCACACCAAGTTAGCGGCGAAGATCAAGCGTATTCTTAACGCCGGGAAGCTGGTCGATGACGAAATCGTCGAAGAAATCGTCCAGCGCCGCCTGCAAGAGCACGATTGGAACTTCGGCTTTATCCTGGACGGCTTCCCCCGCAACGCCAACCAGGCCGCCTTTTTCCTAGAAAGTTACGATATCGACGCGGTCGTCCATATCGTGGTTCCGGACGAGGTGATCAAGAAGCGGGTCCTCGCTCGCCGATTGTGCGAAGATTGCGGGGTCGACTTTAACGTGATCGATCACCGCCCGAAAATCGAAGGGCGCTGCGATATTTGCGGCGGGAAACTGATTCGCCGGGCGGACGATACGGAAGAAGTCCTGGCCAATCGTCTGGCTGAATACCACGAGAAGACCAAGCCGGTGCTAGAGATCTTCCGCCGCAAGGAGTTGGTCGTCGAGGTCGACGGAACCCAGGCTGTCGACGTCGTTCAGGCCGAGATCCGAAAATCGATCAACATCATTTAG